From a region of the Desulfatirhabdium butyrativorans DSM 18734 genome:
- a CDS encoding crotonase/enoyl-CoA hydratase family protein: MTTEFPIRMDIDGHVASIVLNRPEKKNRMGLDFFPTLETLVQKAEAEPDVRAIILRAEGSVFTAGLDLMEAGALLTDASASGRETLRKHILKLQQSFSALEMCSKPVIAAVNGPCIGGGVDLISACDIRIASDDAYFSIRETRVAIIADLGTLQRLHHIVGYGRAAELALTGRDFTAKEACEMGLLSRCLPDPSALMEAAGQIAADIASLSPLAVQGVKDVLRFSRDHDIATGLAYVAQKNAALLLSEDLMEAFAAFSEKRVPQFKGR, translated from the coding sequence ATGACAACTGAATTTCCCATCCGGATGGACATCGATGGACACGTAGCATCCATCGTACTGAACAGACCGGAAAAGAAGAACCGAATGGGTCTCGACTTTTTTCCCACCCTCGAAACCCTGGTCCAGAAAGCCGAGGCGGAACCCGATGTGCGGGCGATCATCCTCCGAGCGGAAGGTTCCGTGTTTACGGCAGGGCTGGATCTGATGGAAGCGGGCGCCCTGCTTACGGACGCTTCCGCCTCGGGCCGGGAAACCCTGCGAAAACACATCTTGAAACTGCAGCAGAGCTTTTCGGCCTTGGAGATGTGCAGCAAGCCCGTCATTGCAGCGGTCAACGGGCCCTGCATCGGCGGAGGCGTCGATCTGATCAGCGCCTGCGACATCCGCATCGCAAGCGATGATGCCTATTTCAGCATCCGGGAAACCCGGGTGGCCATCATTGCCGATCTGGGAACGCTGCAGCGGCTGCACCACATCGTGGGCTACGGCCGGGCGGCCGAGCTGGCGCTGACGGGGCGGGATTTTACGGCAAAGGAAGCATGCGAAATGGGCCTGCTGAGCCGTTGCCTGCCGGATCCATCGGCCCTGATGGAAGCGGCGGGGCAGATCGCAGCGGACATCGCCTCGCTCTCACCGCTTGCCGTTCAGGGGGTAAAGGATGTGCTCCGTTTCAGCCGGGATCACGACATTGCAACCGGACTCGCCTATGTGGCTCAGAAAAATGCGGCATTGCTGTTGTCCGAGGACTTGATGGAGGCATTCGCCGCTTTCAGCGAGAAACGGGTTCCTCAATTCAAGGGGAGATGA